A window of the Podospora bellae-mahoneyi strain CBS 112042 chromosome 6, whole genome shotgun sequence genome harbors these coding sequences:
- a CDS encoding hypothetical protein (EggNog:ENOG503NTYS; COG:C), with the protein MTKVELTGVEVAKHKSADDCWVIVHGRAYDVTDFLPEHPGGSKIILKYAGKDATEEFDPIHPPDTLEKYLPKDKHKGPVDMSTVVVEKQEVLPEEQERMKRIEEMPLLEQCYNLLDFEGVAKRVMKKTAWGYYSSAADDEITLRENQTAFQRIWFRPKILVNVEKVDFSTTMLGTKVDIPFYVTATALGKLGHVEGEVVLTRASARHNVVQMIPTLASCSFDEIMDAADASQVQWLQLYVNKDRAITKRIVEHAEKRGCKGLFITVDAPQLGRREKDMRLKFTDEGSNVQKGSGEKTDNSQGAARAISSFIDPGLCWDDIPWFRSITKMPIVLKGVQRVEDVLRAVEVGCAGVVLSNHGGRQLDFARSGIEVLAETMPVLKKMGLEKKIEVYVDGGVRRATDIIKALCLGAKGVGIGRPFLYAMSAYGQEGVERAMQLLKDEMEMNMRLIGARTIEELNEGMVDARGLFSHGVGPVNFLAERVYDPLVGPPQRERSKL; encoded by the exons ATGACCAAAGTAGAGCTCACAGGCGTGGAAGTCGCCAAACACAAGTCGGCAGACGACTGCTGGGTCATCGTCCAT GGCCGCGCCTACGACGTGACAGACTTCCTCCCTGAACACCCCGGCGGCTCCAAAATCATCCTCAAATACGCCGGCAAAGACGCCACCGAAGAATTCgaccccatccaccctccGGACACTCTGGAGAAATACCTTCCAAAAGACAAACACAAAGGTCCCGTCGACATGTccaccgtcgtcgtcgagaaACAAGAGGTCCTCCCAGAAGAGCAGGAGAGAATGAAGAGGATCGAGGAGATGCCCTTGCTCGAACAATGCTACAACTTGCTTGACTTTGAGGGCGTGGCAaagagggtgatgaagaagactgCTTGGGGTTATTACTCTAGTGcggctgatgatgagatt ACCCTCCGAGAAAACCAAACAGCCTTTCAACGCATCTGGTTCCGCCCCAAAATCCTCGTCAACGTCGAAAAAGTCgacttttccaccaccatgcTGGGCACCAAGGTCGACATTCCCTTTTAcgtcaccgccaccgctCTCGGCAAACTCGGTCACGTAGAAGGCGAGGTTGTCCTCACCCGTGCTTCGGCGAGGCACAACGTTGTCCAAATGATCCCCACCCTTgcctcctgctcctttgACGAGATCATGGACGCTGCAGATGCAAGCCAAGTCCAGTGGCTGCAGCTCTACGTCAACAAAGACAgggccatcaccaagagGATCGTCGAGCACGCCGAGAAGAGGGGTTGCAAGGGGCTGTTCATCACCGTTGACGCGCCAcagctggggaggagagagaaagacaTGAGGTTGAAATTCACGGATGAGGGCTCGAATGTGCAGAAGGGGTCAGGGGAGAAGACGGACAACAGCCAGGGTGCGGCGAGGGCGATCAGCAGTTTTATCGACCCGGGGCTGTGCTGGGATGATATTCCTTGGTTCAGGTCCATTACCAAGATGCCCATCGTTTTGAAGGGGGTTCAGAGAGTGGAGGACGTgttgagggcggtggaggttgggtgCGCGGGCGTGGTGCTATCTAACCATGGAGGGCGACAGTTGGATTTTGCGAGGTCGGGGATTGAAGTCTTGGCGGAGACTATGCCTGTGCTCAAGAAGATggggctggagaagaagattgaggtttatgttgatgggggggtgaggagggcgacggATATCATCAAGGCGCTGTGTTTGGGGGCTAAGGGGGTGGGGATAGGGAGACCGTTCTTGTATGCCATGAGCGCGTACGggcaggagggggtggagagggcgatgCAGTTGCTCaaggatgagatggagatgaatATGAGGCTCATTGGGGCGAGGACGATTGAGGAGTTGAAcgaggggatggtggatgcACGGGGGCTTTTTAGCCATGGGGTTGGGCCGGTGAATTTTTTGGCGGAGAGGGTCTATGATCCGCTTGTCGGGCCGCcgcagagggagaggagtaAGTTGTAG
- a CDS encoding hypothetical protein (EggNog:ENOG503PDT9; COG:S), whose amino-acid sequence MSDKRTTEKVGNTKWGNEPHEALAVGLYNVLIAQGVSLANSKDIVVDTMARMGSPFTWEAIRSRVESRSSLASAITWKFCLFATPHTHNTIPTPTPIADMVRWDNQSNSDLLTCLYDVYSKEMGREAQAQIVDKMKSKGHEDVNWDKIRL is encoded by the exons ATGTCTGACAAGAGAACCACCGAGAAGGTTGGCAACACCAAATGGGGCAATGAGCCTCATGAAGCCCTCGCCGTGGGCCTCTACAACGTTCTGATCGCCCAAGGTGTTAGCCTGGCTAACAGCAAGGATATTGTGGTCGATACCATGGCTCGCATGGGTTCGCCTTTCACTTGGGAGGCCATCCG TAGTCGAGTCGAGTCGAGATCCTCGTTGGCTAGTGCCATAACCTGGAAATTCTGTTTGTTTGCCA CACCACACACTCACAACACAATaccgacaccaacaccaatcGCCGACATGGTTCGCTGGGATAATCAGTCCAACTCGGACCTCCTCACCTGCTTGTATGACGTCTACAGcaaggagatggggagggaagcCCAGGCGCAGATCGTGGACAAGATGAAGAGTAAGGGCCACGAGGACGTCAATTGGGACAAGATTCG GCTGTGA
- a CDS encoding hypothetical protein (EggNog:ENOG503PH53), whose product MPPGRALSGKPTTVWDHDAHLTLLQAVIVRGEIKAECWDAIIAYTNLRGYNYTQGAALQHLQKLRRKDTAANDGAAEGSSANAPETPAKARGGKAAAKKTPGSNKRKGQAAAAGDNGTDNEEADPTPAAKKRRGVKKEAPKSDTIVKKEDSEDDHDSYGQPRAATTVYSADASRHVGIGYAG is encoded by the exons ATGCCACCTGGACGTGCTCTTTCTGGAAAGCCGACCACGGTCTGGGATCACGACGCACACCTGACCCTGCTTCAAGCAGTGATTGTGCGTGGCGAGATCAAAGCCGAGTGCTGGGATGCCATCATTGCCTACACCAATCTCCGCGGCTACAACTACACCCAAGGCGCTGCACT TCAGCACCTCCAGAAGCTCCGGCGCAAGGACACCGCCGCCAACGACGGTGCCGCCGAGGGATCCAGCGCCAATGCCCCTGAGACCCCCGCCAAGGCCCGTGGTGGCAAGGCCGCGGCCAAAAAGACTCCCGGTTCCAACAAGCGCAAGGGTCaggccgccgctgctggtgACAACGGAACCGACAATGAGGAGGCCGatcccacccccgccgccaagaAGCGCCGCggtgtgaagaaggaggcccCCAAGTCTGATACGattgtcaagaaggaggactCGGAGGATGACCATGATTCGTATGGTCAGCCCCGCGCTGCCACGACGGTGTACTCGGCTGATGCCTC GCGCCATGTGGGCATTGGCTACGCCGGCTAA
- the PTC5 gene encoding [Pyruvate dehydrogenase [acetyl-transferring]]-phosphatase 1, mitochondrial (COG:T; EggNog:ENOG503NXCM), with protein MRRAAVQAFRTTFQYTARGLGRRPFTTSLPTTAARRFLSSTSTTAARRTLKNHSNATGIPPPLLENINNNNNSLPLPPPLQSSMYYRRASVVLASALVGYGAWYSYNGTDVNNVPVKRGYSTTAITDTSTADTSLPTRNVLVISADQLHTGTIVGDGPISKTTSEDGTRVIEMLNPEQATEKLRKLEESYLVNRGQGVVRYDLVQLPSNDPIEDDHTEKIIEMQPATSEKGGNDWMFWGVFDGHSGWTTSAKLRQTLVSFVARELNQTYQESNNDLSGPGVEAAIRKGFLKLDDEIVNQSVQKVMRANNKTMAAELLAPALSGSCALLSFYDSRSKLLRVACTGDSRAVLGRRTESGKWTATPLSVDQTGSNVDEASRLRREHPNEPYVVRNGRVLGGLEPSRAFGDASYKWTREISERLRKHFFARSVSPALKTPPYVTAEPVITTTRIEPERGDFVVMATDGLWEMLTNEEVIGLVGKWIDAQQQKGGKQSGLFDSVWSRTFGGGGSSKDGPGGLPVEVSKVEEVEGQKTPFRGVRQWGGNDGFVVEDANVATHLVRNALGGKNREQVSALLTLPAPFSRRYRDDLTVQVIFFGEGEGEGRGEVVVNREASKGVKGEGARAKL; from the exons ATGCGCCGCGCTGCCGTACAAGCCTTTCGGACCACGTTTCAATATACTGCCCGGGGCCTTGGCCGACGCCCCTTCACAACCtctctccccaccaccgccgcccgccgtttcctctcctcaacctccaccaccgccgcccgtCGCACCCTCAAGAATCACAGCAATGCCACCGgtatcccccctcccctcctagagaacatcaacaacaacaacaacagtctccccctcccaccacccctccaatcCTCAATGTACTACCGCCGCGCCTCGGTCGTCCTCGCGTCGGCACTCGTGGGCTACGGAGCCTGGTACTCGTACAACGGCACCGACGTCAACAACGTCCCCGTCAAGCGCGGctactccaccaccgccatcaccgacaCCTCCACTGCAgacacctccctcccgacACGCAACGTCTTGGTCATCAGCGCTGACCAGCTCCACACCGGAACGATAGTAGGCGACGGACCCATCAGCAAGACCACCTCGGAAGACGGCACGAGAGTGATCGAGATGCTCAACCCGGAGCAGGCGACAGAAAAgttgaggaagctggaggagtCATATCTTGTCAACCGAGGCCAAGGCGTGGTGAGATACGACCTGGTGCAATTACCAAGCAACGACCCAATCGAGGACGACCACACGGAGAAGATCATTGAGATGCAGCCCGCGACgagtgaaaagggggggaatgattggatgttttggggggtgtttgatggACATAG CGGCTGGACAACCTCTGCCAAACTCCGCCAGACTCTCGTCTCTTTTGTCGCCCGCGAGCTGAACCAGACGTATCAAGAATCAAACAATGACCTCTCGGGTCCCGGCGTGGAGGCGGCTATTAGAAAGGGGTTTTTAAAGCTCGATGATGAAATAGTCAACCAGAGCGTGCAAAAAGTCATGAGagccaacaacaagaccatgGCCGCAGAACTTTTGGCACCTGCCCTGTCCGGATCATGCGCCTTATTGTCCTTTTACGACTCCCGCTCTAAGCTCCTCCGCGTAGCTTGCACGGGAGACTCGCGCGCCGTTTTGGGCAGGAGAACAGAATCGGGGAAATGGACGGCGACGCCGCTGTCGGTTGATCAGACCGGCTCCAATGTGGACGAGGCGAGTAGACTGAGGAGGGAGCACCCCAACGAGCCCTATGTTGTTCGGAACGGGAGggtgctgggggggttggagccGTCGAGGGCGTTTGGGGATGCGAGTTACAAGTGGACGAGGGAGATTtcggagaggttgaggaagcACTTTTTTGCGAGGTCGGTCTCGCCGGCGTTGAAGACGCCGCCTTATGTGACGGCTGAGCCAGTGATCACTACCACGAGGATTGAGCcggagaggggggatttTGTGGTGATGGCTACGGATGGGTTGTGGGAGATGTTGACTAatgaggaggtgattgggttggtggggaagtGGATTGAtgctcagcagcaaaagggggggaaacaGTCGGGGTTGTTTGATTCGGTTTGGTCGAGGActtttggcggtggagggtcGAGTAAGGATGGGCCCGGGGGGTTGCCGGTGGAGGTgtccaaggtggaggaggtggaaggtcAAAAGACGCCGTTTAGGGGGGTGAGGCAATGGGGGGGGAATGATGggtttgtggtggaggatgcgaATGTGGCGACGCACCTGGTGAGGAATGCGTTGGGGGGAAAGAACAGGGAGCAGGTTAGCGCGTTGCTGACGCTGCCGGCGCCGTTTTCGAGGAGGTATAGGGATGATTTGACCGTGCAGGTTATCttctttggggagggggagggtgaggggaggggggaggtggtggtgaatcGGGAGGCGAGcaagggggtgaagggggagggggcgagggCCAAGTTGTAG
- a CDS encoding hypothetical protein (EggNog:ENOG503PH53), translating to MPPPTKYINRWEDIKDDVFEIIYNMKAPLSAEDKDQLVKAMRERGYNIGWNGLRDNMARKVTIWDAEQNLAALQAMYEWMNPSKQDMIEIALACRTKGHHFSGSALA from the exons ATgccgccaccaaccaagTATATCAACCGCTGGGAGGACATCAAAGACGACGTCTTTGAAATCATTTACAACATGAAAGCCCCCTTGTCGGCTGAAGACAAGGACCAGCTGGTGAAGGCCATGCGTGAGCGTGGCTACAACATTGGCTGGAATGGCCTTCG GGACAACATGGCCCGAAAGGTTACAATTTGGGACGCGGAGCAGAACCTGGCTGCGCTTCAGGCGATGTACGAGTGGATGAACCCGTCAAAGCAGGATATGATCGAGATCGCACTGGCTTGCCGGACCAAAGGCCATCATTTCTCGGGCTCAGCTCTAGCGTAA
- a CDS encoding hypothetical protein (EggNog:ENOG503PDT9; COG:S), producing the protein MNKNWNDRADKDLFFTILSVKNIGVISGSEWTTIGNHMRSMGYGFTNEGCRQHFQGLRRAQNKADSSTVNPDNSPRKIDPTLNPITRRPGPGRGRPRKNPAPPTAADHAAAAAAAAIAAAGPGQAPGVAPGGGPGLAPSVAPGPVPGVAPGPPGVAPVSSAPPTPQQITSVPLPVIPGMPAPPPGVQMHPMYAQNVQAQVQTPVRPPSRPINAGGAPPAQMESPDDLAVDPNLEDDSDEHMAKRQRLDDSQSGSLDDEAMMNALSAHNEPTPGDYSQE; encoded by the exons ATGAACAAGAACTGGAACGACCGGGCCGACAAGGACCTGTTCTTCACCATCCTGTCCGTTAAGAACATTGGCGTCATCAGTGGCAGCGAATGGACCACCATCGGCAACCATATGCGCTCCATGGGTTATGGCTTCACCAACGAAGGATGTCG CCAGCACTTCCAAGGCCTTCGTCGTGCTCAGAATAAGGCCGATTCCAGCACTGTCAACCCCGACAACAGTCCCAGAAAGATTGATCCCACCTTGAACCCCATCACACGGAGACCAGGACCCGGCCGAGGCCGCCCAAGAAAAAATCCCGCTCCACCAACTGCTGCAGatcatgctgctgctgctgctgccgccgccattgccgccgccgggccAGGACAAGCCCCCGGTGTGGCTCCTGGTGGCGGCCCGGGCTTAGCCCCTAGTGTTGCTCCTGGCCCCGTCCCGGGTGTGGCTCCTGGTCCTCCGGGGGTGGCTCCCGTTTCCAGCGCTCCTCCGACGCCGCAACAAATCACCAGCGTTCCGCTGCCCGTCATCCCTGGCATGCCTGCTCCGCCGCCCGGTGTTCAGATGCATCCCATGTATGCTCAAAATGTCCAGGCTCAGGTGCAGACACCAGTTCGCCCACCATCTCGGCCCATCAATGCTGGTGGcgcaccaccagcccagaTGGAATCCCCTGATGATCTTGCCGTGGACCCTAATCTGGAGGATGACTCGGACGAGCATATGGCTAAGCGGCAAAGGCTGGACGATTCGCAAAGTGGTTCGCTGGATGATGAAGCTATGATGAATGCCCTGTCAGCACACAATGAACCCACGCCGGGAGACTATAGTCAGGAGTGA
- a CDS encoding hypothetical protein (EggNog:ENOG503PD42), translated as MSTTNPYGYTMAARYDQGLEPARHDYPEIADPSHCAPEYVPPQPLTNEPMKPYGSTYVTPAAPYELSQPRESSSAYGGHAATAASPYDMHDQVRLPASPPTADPSSSMSSEKPPSHHRKKTIFGCTTLVFVLSCIIALLSMAVIGLAAAAGVEAHRANTNASRMAAMLAERNSTSGGLESVSDAEPEPGTGSGSDSNTTPGSTRTVTVTVSAAAAATETVRVTPASAISAVDDGCSENPEKVHGSTYTSYKRFNSLKFTRYCQRDPDGSLVMVIFTSTFEQCMDACASYSTYVAESFPTGGAKTRCDGVSFIPEWADKAAAGKENSRGNCYLKSGVKGEGGENGKKVKVHAAILQG; from the exons ATGTCGACCACAAATCCCTACGGCtacaccatggccgccaga TACGATCAAGGCCTAGAGCCAGCGCGCCACGACTATCCAGAGATCGCAGACCCTTCCCACTGCGCACCGGAATACGTGCCTCCCCAGCCACTGACCAATGAGCCGATGAAGCCGTATGGGAGTACCTACGTGACTCCTGCCGCCCCTTATGAGCTCTCACAGCCGAGGGAATCATCCTCGGCATATGGTGGACATGCAGCAACGGCGGCATCACCTTACGATATGCACGATCAGGTCCGGTTGCCAGCATCGCCCCCAACAGCAGATCCGTCATCATCGATGAGCTCGGAAAAGcccccttctcaccaccggAAAAAGACAATATTCGGCTGCACAACACTGGTGTTTGTTCTCTCGTGCATCATTGCGCTTCTGTCGATGGCGGTGATTGGGCTGGCAGCTGCcgcgggggtggaggcgcACAGGGCGAACACCAACGCGAGCAGGATGGCGGCCATGCTTGCTGAGAGAAATAGTACGtctggggggttggagtcGGTTTCTGACGCCGAGCCCGAGCCTGGTACCGGTTCTGGTTCTGATTCCAACACTACTCCCGGCAGCACAAgaaccgtcaccgtcaccgtctccgctgctgctgcggcgacCGAGACTGTCAGGGTCACTCCTGCTTCCGCCATCTCCGCCGTTGACGACGGCTGCTCGGAAAACCCTGAGAAAGTCCACGGGTCGACTTATACTTCTTACAAAC GCTTCAACTCTTTGAAATTCACCCGCTACTGCCAACGAGATCCAGACGGCTCGCTCGTGATGGTGATTTTTACCTCGACTTTTGAGCAGTGCATGGACGCGTGCGCGTCGTACTCGACCTATGTAGCAGAGTCGTTCCCCACGGGAGGCGCAAAGACGAGGTGCGACGGGGTTAGTTTTATTCCCGAGTGGGCGGATAAGGCGGCTGCGGGTAAGGAGAATTCGAGGGGGAATTGTTATCTGAAGAGTGGAGttaagggggaggggggagagaatgggaagaaggtcaaggttCATGCTGCTATTTTGCAGGGATAA
- a CDS encoding hypothetical protein (EggNog:ENOG503P98X) has product MAQVCFMLRLSFVRFTPTIVFFPFLASSAYSTHRSHLTLDTNTLSISHHTSPTAKMDYLKTAFNYTKLTPLSFTDHKNNPFSSQQLTKATRTMAEEKAPQPTSAEAFLFYSIVKNLRTRPDINWEGVARDNGFKNAETAKVRYGQVKRKLNIENWSPPVKPQGGRSSGSGVGKTEMDQGTSLVSSKPKAGTGAGVVKKRTNNNGKGGGKKTPAKVMDEDDDDDDDEDEEEEEEKSKAKGIDAALARLSPTPTGRAQRQVDFGSAIADVDEYISSLQSWTPIVAARQVGSYPPRGVKIAGEVYLKTAIPVRGLGDVWTVKPVSPEGHEAWFQGLGLEDQNRFMEEAVEFFVKSSEEGVVGENALVVHQGGDDTGVH; this is encoded by the coding sequence ATGGCACAAGTGTGCTTTATGTTGCGACTTTCTTTCGTCAGATTCACACCGACAATTgttttcttccccttcctcgcctcgtCTGCCTATTCAACACATAGatcccacctcaccctcgacaCAAACACTCTATCAATCTCACATCACACCTctccaaccgccaaaatggaCTACCTAAAGACGGCCTTCAATTATACAAAACTAactcctctctctttcacagaccacaaaaacaacccctttTCATCTCAACAACTCACAAAAGCAACAAGGACAATGGCCGAAGAGAAAGCCCCCCAGCCCACCTCAGCTGAGGCCTTCCTCTTCTATTCCATAGTGAAGAATCTGAGAACCCGGCCAGATATCAACTGGGAGGGCGTCGCCCGCGACAACGGTTTCAAAAACGCCGAGACGGCCAAGGTGCGCTACGGACAGGTGAAGCGCAAGCTCAACATTGAGAACTGGTCGCCGCCCGTCAAGCCGCAGGGCGGCAGATCCAGCGGTTCGGGCGTGGGCAAGACGGAGATGGACCAGGGGACTAGTCTTGTGAGCAGCAAGCCCAAGGCTGGGACTGGAgccggggtggtgaagaagaggacgaacAACaatgggaagggtggtgggaagaagaCTCCAGCCAAGGTtatggatgaggatgatgatgatgatgatgatgaagacgaggaggaggaggaggagaagtcgAAGGCGAAGGGGATCGATGCTGCCTTGGCGAGACTCTCTCCCACGCCGACGGGACGGGCTCAGCGGCAGGTTGACTTTGGCAGTGCGATTGCTGATGTGGATGAGTATATTTCTTCGCTGCAGAGTTGGACTCCCATCGTGGCTGCCAGGCAGGTCGGTTCTTACCCTCCTCGTGGGGTCAAGATTGCGGGGGAGGTTTATCTGAAGACTGCCATTCCGGttagggggttgggggatgtgTGGACGGTCAAGCCGGTTAGTCCTGAGGGGCACGAGGCTTGGTTtcaggggttggggttggaggatcAGAACCGGTTtatggaggaggcggtggagttTTTTGTGAAGAgttcggaggagggggtcgtGGGGGAGAATGCGTTGGTGGTGCAtcagggtggtgatgatacGGGGGTTCACTAA
- a CDS encoding hypothetical protein (EggNog:ENOG503P7DU) yields the protein MAHNDNAMTRFLFAILQQKCLKDIDWNKVAQDPNLAQPITNGHAARMRYSRFRSAMLGIEPQKRNRVTKPTAKKKKITAASTSQNKAGDGDTQDTPAKPDNPPAKKIKVERLSPKPANPQLPSPKSDVIPASTFEIETVRIKKERKASSTPTTATLSMPGTPIDTPLFSNMMHSHRQGPTPIPPPAHNHTMRLLTPCSDHQSPVSVQAQASDVLMHHNLNQNFMTAAHSSPLSNTHDFHQHHHQSQTQPPYDHHTHHFDTASPTWGHTSHMSQNSPASVSMYSPTNTTATAFGYSPSAAARDHTHSHSQHTHFSPQQQTQEERNLGLMGLGMGMGMNTMNMNLAGMDTGQFDFNNMVMHQGLRTSVSPSPAHPIKAEHASGSPQWGAMDGGFV from the exons ATGGCCCACAACGATAATGCCATGACCCGGTTCCTCTTTGCCATACTCCAGCAAAAATGCCTCAAAGAT ATCGACTGGAACAAGGTGGCCCAAGATCCCAATCTCGCTCAGCCCATTACCAATGGCCATGCCGCCCGCATGCGCTACTCGAGGTTCAGGTCGGCCATGCTAGGCATCGAACCTCAGAAACGAAACAGAGTCACCAAGCCGACagcgaagaagaaaaagatcACAGCAGCATCCACCTCACAAAACAAAGCCGGCGATGGAGACACCCAAGACACGCCTGCTAAGCCCGACAATCCTCCAGcgaagaagatcaaggtcGAAAGGTTATCGCCAAAGCCTGCCAATCCACAACTGCCTTCTCCAAAGTCGGATGTCATCCCAGCCAGCACCTTCGAAATCGAGACGGTCAGgatcaagaaagaaaggaaagcATCTAGCACTCCTACCACGGCTACTCTGTCGATGCCCGGGACACCCATCGACACGcctctcttctccaacatgaTGCATTCTCACCGCCAGGGCCCAACTCCCATCCCGCCACCTGCGCACAATCACACCATGCGTCTTTTGACGCCATGCAGCGACCATCAATCCCCCGTGTCCGTCCAAGCACAAGCATCAGACGTGTTGATGCATCACAATCTTAACCAAAACTTCATGACAGCCGCTCACAGCAGCCCTCTAAGCAACACTCACGACtttcatcaacaccatcatcaatcacaaACCCAGCCCCCCTACGatcaccacacccaccactTCGACACCGCGAGCCCCACCTGGGGCCACACAAGCCACATGTCGCAGAACAGTCCCGCGTCGGTATCGATGTACTCGCCCACAAACACGACCGCGACAGCCTTTGGCTACTCCCCATCCGCTGCCGCCCGCGatcacacacactcacatTCGCAACACACCCATTTCTCCCCgcagcaacaaacacaaGAGGAGCGCAATCTCGGACTGATGGGgctgggaatgggaatggggatgAACACAATGAATATGAATCTCGCTGGGATGGACACGGGGCAGTTTGATTTCAATAATATGGTGATGCATCAGGGGTTGAGGACGAGTGTGTCGCCCTCTCCTGCTCACCCCATCAAGGCGGAGCATGCGTCGGGGAGTCCCCAGTGGGGGGcgatggatggggggtttgtttga